TCGAGGTGAAGCCGTCCGCTCGCAAGGCCAACGCCGCGGTCGGCCACGCCGTGCTCCACGAGGGCGTCCGCCGCGAGTTCGGCGACCGCGCCGCCGCGGAGGCGTGGGCCGACGGGCTCTCGACGGGCGCGGACCGCCCGGTCTGGATCCACGCCGCCCACCCCGCAGACCGCAGCGACGTGGACGCGTACCTCGTCTCGCGCCAGCGGCAACTGTTGAACCTCGACGGCGCCTACGACAAGCGCCGCCGCCGCCTCCGCGGGGGCGACGAGGGGACCCCCGGGACGCTCGGGGCGTACACCGACGGCGGAGAGTAGGAGCGAATTCAGCGGCCAACTGCGTTGTGCGGTCGGGTTCCAGCGATCCGAACAACCGAGGAGCGCTTACAGTCGCACCGACACAACGATCGGCTGTCATGGTAACCACGGGCGACGACGCGCCGACGTTCACCGCGACGTACAGAGGGAGCGAGCACGAGTCGTTCGACCTCGCCGAACATCTCGGCGACGGCCCGGTCGTCCTCGCGTTCTTCCCGGGGGCGTTCACGCCGCCGTGTTCCAACGAGATGGTCGCGCTCCAGGAGCACCACGACCGCTTCGTCGAGGCGGGGGCGACGCTGTTCGGGGTGAGCGCCGACTCGCCGTTCTCGCAGGGGGCGTTCGCCGACGAGTACGACCTGGCGTTCGACCTCGTCAGCGACATGCCCGGAGACGCCATCGACGCGTACGGCCTCACGATGGACATCCCGGACCTGGGGCTGTACGACGTCGCCAACCGGGCGGCGTTCGTCGTCGACTCCGACGGACAGGTCGTGTACGACTGGATCGCCGACGACCCGACGAACGAACCCGACTACGAGGAACTGATCGAGGCCGCGGCGTCCACGTAACGCGGTCGCCGAGGCGACCCCGGGCGCAAGACGTTTTTCGGACGCGAACTGGCAGTCGATGTGTTCCGAAGCGAGACGCGAGTCGCCGCGTTCGCATCCCTCGCGGCCCTTCTGGCGGTTTTCGCGGCGTTGACTGCCCACCGCGTGGTCGCGATTGGCCTGCCGTCGGGCGTCCAGTCGGCCATCGTGTGGTCGGGCGCGGCGGCGGTCGTCGCGGTCTGTGCGGCTAGAAGGCAGGCAGATACGTTCTGAATCGGTCGGAACTGGCGATGATCGGCGTCGAGACACACCACTCAACGGCGGCGAACGAGCCGTGACTAGTCACGGCGCGGGTGCTGTTGCTTCAGACCCACCGAAAGTACAACCACAGAACAGCGCCGCTGCTCACGACCGAGCTACCACGAGGACAAACAGGCGTCAGTCGGGAGGGTCCAATCCGTAGAACTTCTTCGACACGGTGAGGAACTGGTTTGCGTCAACGCGTGGCGCGTAGTCGGCCTTCTCGCCGTCGATAGCCAACTTCACCAGCAGGTCCACCAGCCGCCAGACGTTGTACAGTACACACGCGAACGCGAAGTTGAAAAAGCGATAGCCGTGGTCCTTCGACGTAGTGCGCACGCGGAACTTCTTCAGCTTCTTGTAGCCGTTCTCGATGCCCCAGCGGTACCGATACCGCC
The DNA window shown above is from Halobaculum marinum and carries:
- a CDS encoding redoxin domain-containing protein, with the protein product MVTTGDDAPTFTATYRGSEHESFDLAEHLGDGPVVLAFFPGAFTPPCSNEMVALQEHHDRFVEAGATLFGVSADSPFSQGAFADEYDLAFDLVSDMPGDAIDAYGLTMDIPDLGLYDVANRAAFVVDSDGQVVYDWIADDPTNEPDYEELIEAAAST